The genomic stretch GCCGCTGGCATGGATCGGCGAGCAGATGATGGCGGTGGCTTCCGCGCTGCTGTACGGCTTTTGCGTCAACTTCCCGGAGACGCCGGTCACGGCGCAGTCGGACTCCCGTGAGATCGGGCCGCACTTCCTGTTTTCGCCGCCTCGCGTTTACGAATCCATCGCTGCCAAGGTGCAGGGGGATATCATGGAAACCACGCCCTTCAAGCGGTTTCTGTACAATCTCTTCCTGCCCATCGGTCACGAGTATGTGGATACGCTGTTTGCGGGCGAGAAACCCTCGGCACTGCTTCGGTTCAAATACTTTATTGCGGATCAGGGGCTGTTCCGCGCCCTGCGCGACCGGCTCGGGTTTTCCAACATGCGGTCAGCCACCACGGGTGGCGCGGCGCTGGGACCGGATATCTTCCGCTTCTTCCACGCCATCGGCGTCAATTTGAAGCAGATTTACGGACAGACCGAGATCGCCGGCATTTCATGCATTCACCGCGAAGGCGAAGTGGATTTCACATCGGTCGGGGCACCCATCCCCGAGACAGAGGTGGAGATCTCCGAGGAAGGCGAAATCCTGTCGCGGTCACCGGCGGTGTTTCTCGGCTACTACAAGAACGAGGAAGCCACGCGAGAGACCGTTACCGAAGACGGCTGGCTTCTCTCCGGCGATGCCGGATACTTTGACGACAACGGACGACTGGTTGTCATCGATCGCCTCAAGGACGTGATGTATCTCAACGACGGCACCCAGTTCTCGCCTCAATTCCTGGAAAACAAGCTCAAGTTCTCGCCGTTCCTGCGCGAGGCCGTGGTCATGGGTGGCAATCGTGACCACACCGCTGCCATTCTCTGCATCGACATGGCTATTGTGGGCCATTGGGCGGAAACGGAAATGATCACCTACACCACGTATCAGGACCTTGCTGCCAAGGATGAAGTCTACACACTGATACGGGAAGAAATAGCCAAGACCAACGAAACACTACCCGAAGAGACGCGCATCAGGCGGTTTTGCCTGCTCTACAAGGAGCTGGACGCCGATGACGGCGAGTTGACCCGAACCCGCAAAGTGCGGCGCAAGGTCATCAATGACCGGTACGGCGAGTTGATTGACGCGCTGTATACGGATGTTTCGGGCGTGAACCTGAAGACACAAATCACCTATCAGGATGGTCGGGTTCGTGAAATGGGCGGTCAAATCCGCATCGAGGACATGGAGGCGTAAGTGGAATATTATCTGCAACTTATCGTTAACGGACTGGTCGTCGGCAGTATCTACTCGCTGGTGGCCCTCGGGTTCGTCATTATTTATAAAGCGACCAAGGTCGTCAACTTTGCCCAGGGTGAGCTGGTCATGGTGGGTGCATACATGTGTTTTGCGCTGACCGTGCAGTTCAACATCCCGTTTGTCTGGGCATTTTTCATGACTCTCGGCTTCTCGGTGATGCTCGGGCTGGCTATTGAGCGAATGGTCCTCAGACCACTCATTGGTGAGGAGCATATCTCGGTCATCATGGTCACGGTGGGTATGAGTTCCATACTCAAGTCACTGGTGCAGCTTTTCTGGGGAACGCAGATTCGCGTTTACCCGCAGGTGCTGCCAAGCGAACCCATCATTGTTGCCGGACTGCCCATTGCTCCGGTCTATATCGCGGCCTTTGCCCTCTCGCTGGTCCTGTTCGTCATCTTCTCCGCCTTCTTCAAGTATTCGCGAACCGGCGTCGCCATGCGTGCCACGGCGTTTGATCAGCAGGCTGCCCAGTCCATGGGTATCGGCATCAAGAACATCTTTGCCATGAGCTGGTGCATCGCGTGCATCGTTTCCGCTGTGGGCGGCATCATCCTCGGCAACATCAATGGTATCAACTCCCAGTTGGGTCATCTTGGGCTGAAAGTCTTCCCGGCGGTTATCCTCGGAGGGCTGGATTCCCTGCTTGGCGCAGCGCTGGGCGGATTGATTATCGGCGTGCTGGAAAACGTCTGCGACGGCGCGGCCCGACAGCTGCTTGGTCTTGGCGGATTCCGCGAGGTGGCGGCGTTCATTGTTCTGGTCATCATCCTGATGATCAAGCCGTACGGGCTGTTCGGAACCAAGGAAATCGAACGGGTCTAACCCCAAGGGATTATGCATGATGAATATATCCAACGAACAATTGGGGTGTGATATGACGACCTTCTCGATCAAGGCGGGAGACCGCGTGATTGGCCCGGGTAGCGTTCAGGCGACAGGAGGCGACCATGCAGGGTAAATGCGGGTTGTTCTTCACGTCCTATCAGGGCGAGGCGCAACTGTTCCATTCGGGGTTCCAAAAGCTGATGATCGGCGGATTCCTGCTCGTGTTGCTCGCAGCACCGGCGGTGTTGAATATCCACCTGACATCCATAATGAACATGATCTTCATCGCCACTATTGCGGCGGTGTCGCTCAACCTGCTGACCGGTGTCTGCGGGCAGATATCTCTTGGGCATGGCGCCTTCATCGGCGTGGGAGCGTACGCGGCAGGGCAGTGTACACTGCACGGTGTGCCGTTTCCGCTGGCTATTCTGACGGCCGGGCTGGTTACCGCCATGGTCGGTATGGTCTTTGGCGTACCGTCCCTGCGGCTCAAAGGCATCTATCTGGCTATTGCGACACTGGCCGCACAGCTGGTGCTTGAATATGTGTTTCTGCACGGCGGCGCATTGACCGGTGGCTCCAACGGGCTGCTGCTCGATCCGCCTGTCATGTTCGGGTTCGTCTTCGATTCGGAAGCCCGGATGTACTACCTGCTGCTGTTCTTTGCAGCGGCATCATTGCTGATGGTCTCGAACATCATGCGCACCAAGTATGGGCGTGCGTTTGTTTCCATTCGCGACTTTTACCTGTCTGCCGAAATCGTTGGCGTGAACCTGTTCAAGTACAAGCTGGCCGCCTTTGGCATCAGCTCGTTCCTGGCGGGTGTGGCCGGCGGTTTGTGGGGACATTACACCGGATACATCTCTGCGGAGCAGTTCAATATCGGCCTTTCCATTTCCTATCTTGCCATGATCATCATCGGCGGTCTGGGGAGTGTGCTGGGGTCCGTGTTCGGCGCGGTCTTCCTGACCCTGTTGCCCGAGCTGCTCAATGTGATTTCCAATGGTCTCGGCGGCTACTTCCCTGATATAACGCAATACATCGTTGCGCTCAAAGATGGCGTGTTCGGGTTGGTTCTGATTCTGTTCCTCATCTACGAACCGGAAGGACTGGCTCACCGCTGGCGGCTGCTCAAGGCCTACTGGAAACTGTATCCGTTTGCCCATTAGGGCGTGGCACAATCCCGCTTCGGGCGGGTTCATCATACAATGGTTGTTCCGTTCAATTTGAGCGGACATGAACACCTCAATTCTTCAGGAGAACCACAATGAGGGTTGAAAAAATCATAACCGCAGTCTGCATCATGGTCCTGGCCGGTCTGATGCTGGTCGGCTGCGGAGGCGAAGAACAGAAACCGGCTGAAAACAAGGAAACCGCAGCGCAGGCTCCGGTCAAAGTGGGCGGGTTGATCGACCTGTCCGGGCCGACATCGTCGGTTGGCGTACCGTATTCCGAAGGGCTGAAGGATGCGGTTCAGTACATCAACGACAACGGCGGCATCAATGGTCGTCCCCTTGAGTTCGATCTTCAGGATACGGCCTACAACGTCCAGCAGGGATTGTCCCTGTACAAGAAAATGGTCAACACCGATAAGGTGGTGTGCATTCAGGGATATGGATCGGCCGTTACCGAAGCATTGATCAGAAATCTGGCCAAGGACAAGGTGCCCAACTTTTCGGCATCCTACTCGGCGCATCTGACTGACCCGAAAAAAGCCCCGTACAACTTCTTCATTGCTGCGGACTACACCACACAGTTGCGTGCATCGCTGAAGTATTTCCGTGATACATGGACCGAAGAACGCGCTCCCAAGCTGGCCTTCATCTACCCGGATCACCCGTATGGCCTCGCTCCCATCAAGGGCGGCAAGGAATACGCCAAGGAACTGGGCTTTGAACTGGTCGGTGACGCCAACGTATCGCTCAAGGCCATCGACGCCACCACCGAGCTGTTGCCGCTCAAGGATACTGCCCCGGATTTCTGCTGGATCGGCGGTACTACGCCGTCCACTTCGGTCATCCTGAAGTCGGCCAAGAACATCGGCATGGAGACCACCTTCTTCACCAATATCTGGGGTTCGGATGAGAACCTGTTCAAGCTGGCCGGTGACGATGCCAACGGCGCCTACTCCAACCAGTCGGCTGCCGTATACGGAAAGGATGTCCCGGGCATGAAGATCATCGAGCAGTACACCAACGGCGAATCAAAGATGACGCACTACACTCGCGGTTTCGTTTCCATACTGGTCATGGCCGAAGGAATGAAGCGCGCCGCCGAAAAGGGCGAAGTGACGGGTGAGGCGATCAAGGATGCGCTGGAAACCCTGCGTGACTACGATCCCATGGGACTGTCTCCGGCCATTTCCTTCTTCCCGGATGATCACCGACCCAATATGGCGGTCTTCATTTATACGGTGAAGGATGGTCAACTGACCTTTGTGGAAGAGGAAAACCTTGACCGCAGGGTCGACTGGCTCGGTCACTAGAAGAATTGAGATATACCCCGGAGACCTGTGGGTCTCCGGGGCTGCTTCATGGTGAAATCCATGCGGGCCGCTGTCGAAACCCGGCTGCGGCATGTGGAACGTATATGCTGGCTTCAGTCCTCGGTTGATGGGTGATTGGAGCGCGGGAGGCATCCCTTGAGTGATATTTTGAAGGTTGAAAACCTGGAAGTGGTCTACAACGATGTGGTGCTGGTCCTCAAAGGCCTGTCCCTGTCCTGCCCTCGCGGCGAGATCACGGCCCTGCTTGGCGCTAATGGCGCAGGAAAATCCACCACGTTGAAAGCCATCTCCGGTCTGCTCGAAACCGAAGACGGCAAGGTGACCGATGGGTCCATTGTCTACAACGATGAGCCTATACAGGGCATCATCCCCGAAAAGATCGTCCGTAAAGGCGTGTTTCAGGTCATGGAAGGGCGGCGCATTTTCGAGGATCTGACCGTTGAGGAGAATCTCAAGTGCGGGGCGTTCACGCGCCCCCGTTCCGAGATCGCCGGGTCCATGGAAAAGGTCTACGATTATTTCCCCCGCCTCAAGGAGCGTCGCAAACAGTTGGCCGGATACATGTCCGGTGGTGAACAGCAGATGTGCGCCATTGGTCGCGCCATCATGGCCCGTCCTGAGTTGCTGCTCCTTGATGAGCCGTCCCTCGGGTTGGCTCCCATGCTTGTGGAAGAGATTTTTGACATCATCAAGAAGTTCAACGCAGCCGAAGACGTCACGGTGTTGCTCGTGGAGCAGAATGCTCGCGCCGCACTGTCGGTGGCGAAACAGGCGTACATAATGGAAAACGGGCGCGTGGTGATGGATGGAACGGCCACGGACCTGCTGAACAACCCGGATGTGCAGGAGTTCTATCTGGGTATGGGGCAGAGTGGCGACAAGCGCAGTTACCGGGATGTGAAGCACTATCGTCGTCGCAAGCGTTGGCTGGGATAGTCTCCTATCCTTCGGGATGTCGGCCCGCGAATACAGATTGTGTACGTTAGGGTATTTCGGAAATCCTGATAGAGATTTGCGATGATTTGTCGTATTATTACCCATGGTGGAAAAATAGGGTTTTTCATGGGCTCGGGAACTGAAGGCAAAGCGCAGCATCCCGAGTTCCGAAGAGACACTGAATGTACGGTGGAGGGCTGTTGGGACGGCGGTTGCCGGTTCTGATTGTCGGAGGTTGTTCATGTACTATACTGAGTTTGAGACCGAGGCCCGCGAAAAGCGGATGAAACGCAAGTGGAAAGGCGTTCGTGAAGTGTTGTTCGAGGCGGAAAAAGCGTCTGCCGAGTTCCGCAACCGCCTGTCCACCCTTGGCGCATGCGTCAAGGATATCAAGGGGTGGGAGGATTATGGTAAGATTCCGCCCTTGCGCAAGCAGGACATCATCAGTTGGCAGGAAGAGCACGGTCTGGAGTGGTTCCTCAACTGCAAACCCGGAGAGCTGAAGCGTATTTATCAATCTCCCGGTCCCATCTTTGATCCCGAAGGCACGGAAGAGGATTACTGGGCATGGTCCGAAGGATTCTTCGCGGCCGGTTTCCGTCCCGGTGATCTGGCCCAGATGACGTTCTCCTACCATTTGACCCCGGCCGGATTGATGCTTGAGGAGCCGCTGCGCGATATCGGCTGCGCGGTCATCCCGGCTGGCCCCGGCAATACCGACAAGCAGATCGAGCTGATGACCCGCCTTCCTGTCACCGCCTTTATCGGCATGGCGAGTTATCTGAAAGTGATCGGTGAGAAAGCCCTGGCTGCCGGTCTTGATCTGAAAGAGGATTTTTCTCTGGAGAAGGCCTACGTCGCTGCCGAGCCGCTCCCGGAAACGCTACGCGCTGAAGTGGAAGAGATGTTCGGCATCACCGTGCGTCAGGGATATGGCACCGCTGATGTCGGGTGCATTGCCTACGAGTGCATGGAACTTGGCGGGATGCACCTCTCCAACTACCGGCACGTGGAAATTTGCGACCCGGTAACGGGCGAGCCGCTTCCTGATGGTGAGATCGGGGAAGTGGTGGTGACGCCGTTCTTCACGGATTATCCGTTGGTGCGCCTTGCCACCGGCGATTTGTCGTCCATCGATACATCCATGTGCGGCTGTGGTCGAACGGCCCGCAAGCTGACCGGCTGGAAGGGCAGGGCCGATGATACGGCCAAGGTCAAGGGACAATTCATTTATCCGGCTCAGGCTGCTTCGGTCATGCGGCTGTATCCCGACGTGTCAAACTGGCAGGTCAGAGTGCGTAATCCCGATGGACGCGATGCGTTGATCGTGTTACTGGAAACAAGCGTGGATTTGGACACCAAGGCGTTTGCCGAAGATTTTCAGTCCACCATGAAATTGAAGCCTCTCGTCGAGACCGTTGCGCCCGGTACCATACCGGATGCCGCTCCCCGGCTCGTCGATGAAAGGACTTTCGATTAAACCCGGCTATTAGCTGGGGTTGCGGTCCTAATCGAGTGGGTCGGTGCATCGGTGCATCGGCCCTTTTTCTTTGTCTAGTCGTACGAACTCGCTTCGTAAAGTCTCTTCATATTTCAGTCAAAAAAGCGGCAGGAGTCTCACTCCTGCCGCCTTGTATTGTTACTGGCTCATGCCTTGGGGCCAGACGTAGTAGAATCCGGCTCTGGGTGGCATGATCAAATCGGTATCCACACCCAGCAGGTTCAGTTTTTCACCGCCTGTTGCCGTCATGGTGTTGTACGGGTTGTCGTTGGGGTACATGTCGCGACGGTAGGCAACGATCTTTGCATCGTCAGGCAGATTCGCCAGCGAGCGAGCCTTGGCAAAGGCGTCCTGCATGTAGCCCACCTGATCGATGAGGCCGAGGGCCACGGCCTGCCCTGCGGTGAATACGCGCGCTGTTTTGACCACATCCATGCTGGTTGAAGACAGCGAGCGGTGCTTGGCGACCAGCGCGTGAAAGCGTTGGGCATAGTCGTCTATGATCGCCTGAAAGAGGATGGTTTCTTCTTCGGTGGTGGGGCGGAAAGGCGACCCCATGTCCTTGTCCCTGCCGGATTTGGACACTTCAACTTCGACACCGACCTTATCCAGCAGCCCGTACACCTTGGGCCGCATGAACACGACGCCCACGGAACCGGTGATGGTGGTGGGATGGGCCATGATCCAGTCGGCCGGAAGCGCTGCATAGTAGCCGCCCGAGGCCGCCACATCGAGCATGGTCACCACGACCTTCTTGCCGGTGCGCAGCTTGAAATCATCTATCTCGTGATAGACGATATCCGATGCCGTGGTGGTCCCGCCGGGGGAGTCGATGGCGATGATTACGCCGCGTACATCGTCGTCGTTTTCGGCCAGATCAAGGGCGCTGACCAGCTCCTGCAACTGGCTGGGCTTGGAGCGCAGCGCACCCTGTTTGGGCTGGGTCTGCAGGAATCCGGTCAGGTGGATCAGGGCGATTTTCCCGTCCCCTTCACCGTCGATCACGAATTCCTTGAGCGGTTCGGTTGTGGGGGCAGCGAAAATTTTCAGTTTCGGGGCACAGCCGGGCAGGATGCTCACGGCGAGCAGGGCGAGGAGTATGTATCGTAGCATTGGGACCTCCATGGTTATCGATTGCAATTGTTCCAGACTACGCGGCACAAACCGTCTTGCCAAGGTGGTAATGGGAAAACTGTGGAGGTGTGGCCCGGGTGGTATGCGAGTCAGCGTGGCGACATGAAAAAAGCCGCCTGAGAGGCGGCTTTGAAAATACATGTGACGTTACGTCTACTTGATCCGTGGCGGACCGAGGACGATCATCTCGGCAATGGTGTGGTCCACCTTGGGCAGTTGGCGCAGGTTCTTGCCCACGAACTGCATCTCCAGCATGACCAGATCCTTGTACAGGGCGGTTCGGTTGACTACCGGTGCGACTTTGCCGTCCTTTTCATACTCCTCGGTCTGCTCCTGGCATCGATAACATCCCGGGAACTGTACCTGTTGTCCGTTGGGCTTGACCAGCAGATTGGGGACGCCGTGCATACGACAGATCATGAGCCGGTGCTTGTACAGACCGCAGATTCCCTGCTTTTCGTCGATGTTCAGCGGACACATGGTGTGCGGGCGTTCGCCGCGATTGAGGGCGGATTGCGCTTCCTCTACGTACTGCTGTGCCTTGGCCTTGATCGCTTCCAATTGGTCGGCGGGCAGTTCGTTGAGGCCTTCCCAAAGGTACGCCCACTCGATGTAGGTGTGGTGTTGGAAAAAGGTGAGACAGCAGTTGTCAGTGCACCCTTCACAGGTCAGTCCGATGGCGTCGGCTGCCTGCCCGTACTGGGCGACCATTTTATCGTATATGGCGGCTAGTTTGCGATATGCGGCCTTGGGAGTGAGCTTTTTCATGGTAGATTGATGGCTTCGAGAATTTGATCCACACATTCTTCCGGCGTGTGGCGGTCCGTGCGGACAACGATGTCAGCCGCGGCACGATACAGTGGCTGCCGTTCGTTGTAAAGATCGCTCATGCTCTTGCCCGGAGCAATGGCCAGCCCGCGGTTTTCCCCGTCACCGACGCGTTCCAGAAACGTATCCCGGTCGATATCCAGCATGACGATCTTGCCAAGCTCCTTGAGCCGGGCAACGGCCTTGGGGCCATAGATGACGCTGCCGCCGGTGGATATGACGGTCCGTGTCAGGCCGAGATCGCTGACCAGCGTTTCTTCAATACGAAGAAATTCGTCCAGCCCGAAGGTGTCCATGATCCCTTGCAGCGGCATGGCGTAAAAGGCTTCCATGTGGCGGTCAGTGTCGAGCTGTCCCCAGCCGAGGCGTTCGGCCAGTTTTTGCCCGAGGGTGGATTTACCCGCTGCCGCCATGCCGACGAGCGTGATGCAGGGTTGCGGGATCGGGTCCCGATCCAGAGGGGTGAATGCCATGATCAGTTCCTTTCGACCAGACAGACACGATCCTCGTCGTCGCGCTCGGTGACAAGCACGTTGACGTGCTGGGCGCCAATGGTTTCGACCTTTTTGCCGATGTAGTCGGCCTGGATGGGAAGTTCCCTGTGGCCGCGATCGACCATGACGAGCAGTTCCACGCGCTTGGGACGACCATAGTCGAGAATGGCCTCAAGGGCTGCACGGATGGTCCTGCCCGAGTAGAGGACATCATCCACCAGCACGATGGTCGCGCCTTCGATGTCAAACCCGATTTCGGAACAGTTGATGGTCGGAGCGAGTTCGAGATTGGTGGTCCAGTCGTCCCGGTACAGGTTGATATCGAGCTTGCCCAGGGGAACCTTGCGCCCCAGACGCTCGTCGAGAAGAAGTTTCAAACGTTCCGCCAAATCGGCTCCGCGTCGCTGGATACCGAGTATGGCGAGGTTCTCGTCGTCGCCGTTACGCTCGTGTACTTCAAGCGCCAGACGCTCCAGCGTCCGGTTCATTTCCTTGGAATTCAATATGGTGCCGCAATCTTTCATATGTAATGCCTCTTGTTGCCCGGGGGCTGATTAGCAAAGGGAGAAAATATCCTATGCTATAATGTGGGTCAACACTATCGGCGAAAAGTAGCCATTTTCGATTTGACAAAGCCGAATATAGGTCTTACCTCTTCTATTCCCGACCACCCATAGGAGGAAATTAGCAAATGTTTGAATTGACCGAAGCTGCAGCGAAGCAGCTTGAAGGCTACTTCCAGGACAAAGAAAAATCCCCCATCCGCGTTTATCTTGCGGCTGGCGGTTGAGCAGGCCCTCGCCTGACCCTGGCTCTGGATGAGCCTAACGATAAAGACGAAGTGTTAGAGGCCGGTGGATTCACCTTCCTCATCGACAAAGAACTTCAAGCCCAGACCGGCAAAGTGAAGATCGACATGACCTACTACGGTTTTGTTGTTGAATCCGAAAACCCGGTTGGCGGTGGCGGCGGCTGCTCTTCCGGCTGCGGCACCGATAGTGGTGGCGGCTGCTCTTCCAGCGGCTGTTCCTGCTAACCTGCGAGTACTTGCTGAACGAGTACAGCGTATGGAAATAAGAAGGGCGACACTCTGTTGAGTGTCGTCCTTTTTTTACCATAATTACGCTTTACAAAGAATGATTCCTGGCTATACTCGTTCAACTTTGAGTCCAAGGAGCGTGAATGATCAAGGTGTCAGAAGCAGCCATGCAGGGGCTGGCAACCTTTTTTGAAGGAAAGGATGTCAGGCCTATTCGTATACAGTTTGCAGAAGATGACTGTAACGGGTCCGGCTTGCTGTTGACGCTTGACGACTATTGCTCGGGAGACAAATACGTCACCTACAACGATCTGACGTTCCTGATCAATGAACGTCTGGCTGAAGCGGCAGGAGATGTCTACATCGACACCAGTACCACCGGCTTCAGCGTTGACTGCGAAAAACCGGTCAACAAGCGGTACGAACGAACCTATGGTTCACGCGACTGCGGCAGTTAAGCCGGCTCCTTCTTTTTTCTCCCATATCCTTATCTTATACATCACACGGTCTTTGCGAACCCTGCCTTGGCAAAGGTGAACTGTCCTGCCTGAAGCAGGGCGATCTCGTTTTCCTTGGATGATATCTGACGATACTTTTCGTCATCCGGCAGTGCCGAATTCCATACCTGTGCGATCTCGGAGCGAACCACGCTGATCCTGCGCTCGATCTGCTCCAGCGAGAACGTGCCGTTCTTTATCGGTTCGATGGCTGCTTCCTTGAACGCCGCGATGGCCTCCTCGGAGAACTCCGTCACATCACCGAGCAAGCGCTTTGCTTCGGCTTGTGCCACTTCCCTGAGATGCATCTCGAAACTGGTGCCTCCTGTCCGGGCTTCATTAAATTCAATATACATGACCGACCCTCCCTGGTGGCTGTGTATGCTTCCCTTATCGGACGAATTCTCCATTTCCTTTATATGAAGGACGCTTGTCAGCTGCTTTTTGAGCGGCCGATTCACCACTTGTACGACACGAAAAAGGCCCCCTGATATCAGGGGGCCTTGTCGTGTTCGAGGCAGGCGTCGTAGGCGGCAACAGGTGTCGGCCTAGTCCGGAGCTGTGCTCATCACGTGAGACAACTCTTCGATCTTTCCATGCTTGAGGCGGTAATCGTACAGGGCGGCCATGTCCTTATAGACCTGGAAGACCTGGAAGAAACCGTGCCAGTGAGCGTAGTCCGGTCCGTTCATGGCGGCTCCGTGACGAGCGCGGCGTCCGCAGTGGTGCCACAGGAAGTACATCAACTCCTGGAAGCCGTCAGACCACGGGTCCTCGCCCAGGAGATTCTTCTCCTTCAGCACGGTCTTCATCTCAACTGCCTTGTCCCAGTATGTATTGTACAGGGCAACGCTGTTATCGAGCAGGTCGCGCTGGACATTGGTGTGGGTGGTCGAGTGGCAATTCTTACAGACGGCGCGCATCTTCTTGTCGCCTTCCATGCCGTTGCCGCGGGTGCCGGAGCGGATCTCGGAGCGGGCATGGACAAGGTCCCACTTCAGGCGGTCGGCCACGTTATGGGTGGTGCTCAACTCGCCTATGCCGGACATGTGACAGACGGCGCAGGTGGGTGCATCGTAGTCGCCCGGTTCCCAGGTGTCGGGAGCGGCTTCAAAGTTCCACTTCTCACCATGGGCGTTGTAAATCTGGCCGTGCTTGGATTCTTCGTAAATCTCGATTTGCGGATGATCCGGCCCAAGGTGGCAGGAGGCACAGGCTTCGGGCTTGCGCGCTTCGGCTACCGAGAACTGGTGACGAGTGTGGCAGACGGTGCAAGTACCAACGGAACCGTCGGGGTAGCGGGTGCCAACGCCGCCGGGCCAGGTCTCATTGATGGGTTTGTTGTCCGGGCCAAGCTCCACCTTGGTGCCGTGGCACATCTGGCAGCCGGAAGCGCGTGCAGCGCGATTGGGACCGGAGCCGAGTTCTACGCCGAGGAATTCAGCGCCTTCATTGTGGTACATGAGCGACTGAAATTTGGGCACTTCCAGCAATGGACGGCCTGCGCCCATGGCATGGTTGGATTCCAGGAACTGCTCCACTTCACGAGGGTGACATCTGGAGCAGGTCTTGGAAGAGACCATGGGGGACGTGTAGATATCGGTTCCCCTCAAACCTTCACACTGACTGGCCATGGGGGAGTCCTTTTCCACGACATGACAGTCGTAGCAGGAGACCGTTGCATGGCCCATTTTGCCGTTTTTCCAGTTCTCGATGATACCGGGTGTTTTTTGGGAGTGACACTCGATGCACGATTTGGCTTCCTTGGTGTAGCCCCTGTGCACCACGAGCCTTTTTTTGCCGAGTTCAATCCCCTCAAGTTCTGCGGCGGCTTGCGCCTGTCCCGCGAATATGAGGGTCATGCAGCAAACGAATCCGGCGACGAATAACGTACCGAAGACCTTTTTCATAAACCTCTCCTACTCTTTGCCTGCGACTTGCGGGCTTTGCTTAAAATAGTTGTTGATTTCCGTGACCATGTTCTTGTGGCCGACATGCTCGTGGCAATCCACGCAACGTTTGTCCAGATCGCCGATGAGGTACTGCCTGTGCGCGAGAATACCGCTGGTCCTCATGCCCTTGGGCTCGAGGTTCACGTGGCATTTTCTACAGGCATTGTCGTAGGTGAATTCGCGCCGGAACTTGGCGCGTCCAGCCCAGTCGTACGTATAGGGGTCGATGATCATGTTCATGATGATGTCCCGAGTCCCGGTGTACGCCTTGGCGGTCACATACTCCACAAAACCGCCATGCGGCAGGTGACAGTCAACACATTGCGCTTCAAGGCCTTTGGCGTTGGCTCCTCCGTGTGTTTCTTTTTTCCATGCAGTTCTGAATGGTGTCATTACGTGGCAGGAAACACAGAATTCATCCGTATTGGTGACCTGGATCATGTAACCCGAGGCCAGAATCACGGTTATGGTGAGCACAACTCCCACAAGCATGCCTGGCAACAGCTTTCTGCTCAGTCGCTTTTCACTGTCTGCCATTCATACATCCCTTGCTTTTGTTGAACGTGTCATG from Pseudodesulfovibrio profundus encodes the following:
- a CDS encoding phenylacetate--CoA ligase family protein codes for the protein MYYTEFETEAREKRMKRKWKGVREVLFEAEKASAEFRNRLSTLGACVKDIKGWEDYGKIPPLRKQDIISWQEEHGLEWFLNCKPGELKRIYQSPGPIFDPEGTEEDYWAWSEGFFAAGFRPGDLAQMTFSYHLTPAGLMLEEPLRDIGCAVIPAGPGNTDKQIELMTRLPVTAFIGMASYLKVIGEKALAAGLDLKEDFSLEKAYVAAEPLPETLRAEVEEMFGITVRQGYGTADVGCIAYECMELGGMHLSNYRHVEICDPVTGEPLPDGEIGEVVVTPFFTDYPLVRLATGDLSSIDTSMCGCGRTARKLTGWKGRADDTAKVKGQFIYPAQAASVMRLYPDVSNWQVRVRNPDGRDALIVLLETSVDLDTKAFAEDFQSTMKLKPLVETVAPGTIPDAAPRLVDERTFD
- the sppA gene encoding signal peptide peptidase SppA; protein product: MLRYILLALLAVSILPGCAPKLKIFAAPTTEPLKEFVIDGEGDGKIALIHLTGFLQTQPKQGALRSKPSQLQELVSALDLAENDDDVRGVIIAIDSPGGTTTASDIVYHEIDDFKLRTGKKVVVTMLDVAASGGYYAALPADWIMAHPTTITGSVGVVFMRPKVYGLLDKVGVEVEVSKSGRDKDMGSPFRPTTEEETILFQAIIDDYAQRFHALVAKHRSLSSTSMDVVKTARVFTAGQAVALGLIDQVGYMQDAFAKARSLANLPDDAKIVAYRRDMYPNDNPYNTMTATGGEKLNLLGVDTDLIMPPRAGFYYVWPQGMSQ
- the thrB gene encoding homoserine kinase produces the protein MAFTPLDRDPIPQPCITLVGMAAAGKSTLGQKLAERLGWGQLDTDRHMEAFYAMPLQGIMDTFGLDEFLRIEETLVSDLGLTRTVISTGGSVIYGPKAVARLKELGKIVMLDIDRDTFLERVGDGENRGLAIAPGKSMSDLYNERQPLYRAAADIVVRTDRHTPEECVDQILEAINLP
- the pyrR gene encoding bifunctional pyr operon transcriptional regulator/uracil phosphoribosyltransferase PyrR, producing MKDCGTILNSKEMNRTLERLALEVHERNGDDENLAILGIQRRGADLAERLKLLLDERLGRKVPLGKLDINLYRDDWTTNLELAPTINCSEIGFDIEGATIVLVDDVLYSGRTIRAALEAILDYGRPKRVELLVMVDRGHRELPIQADYIGKKVETIGAQHVNVLVTERDDEDRVCLVERN
- a CDS encoding IscA/HesB family protein; the encoded protein is MFELTEAAAKQLEGYFQDKEKSPIRVYLAAGGUAGPRLTLALDEPNDKDEVLEAGGFTFLIDKELQAQTGKVKIDMTYYGFVVESENPVGGGGGCSSGCGTDSGGGCSSSGCSC
- a CDS encoding heme biosynthesis protein HemY, with amino-acid sequence MIKVSEAAMQGLATFFEGKDVRPIRIQFAEDDCNGSGLLLTLDDYCSGDKYVTYNDLTFLINERLAEAAGDVYIDTSTTGFSVDCEKPVNKRYERTYGSRDCGS
- a CDS encoding multiheme c-type cytochrome, producing MKKVFGTLFVAGFVCCMTLIFAGQAQAAAELEGIELGKKRLVVHRGYTKEAKSCIECHSQKTPGIIENWKNGKMGHATVSCYDCHVVEKDSPMASQCEGLRGTDIYTSPMVSSKTCSRCHPREVEQFLESNHAMGAGRPLLEVPKFQSLMYHNEGAEFLGVELGSGPNRAARASGCQMCHGTKVELGPDNKPINETWPGGVGTRYPDGSVGTCTVCHTRHQFSVAEARKPEACASCHLGPDHPQIEIYEESKHGQIYNAHGEKWNFEAAPDTWEPGDYDAPTCAVCHMSGIGELSTTHNVADRLKWDLVHARSEIRSGTRGNGMEGDKKMRAVCKNCHSTTHTNVQRDLLDNSVALYNTYWDKAVEMKTVLKEKNLLGEDPWSDGFQELMYFLWHHCGRRARHGAAMNGPDYAHWHGFFQVFQVYKDMAALYDYRLKHGKIEELSHVMSTAPD
- a CDS encoding cytochrome c3 family protein, producing MADSEKRLSRKLLPGMLVGVVLTITVILASGYMIQVTNTDEFCVSCHVMTPFRTAWKKETHGGANAKGLEAQCVDCHLPHGGFVEYVTAKAYTGTRDIIMNMIIDPYTYDWAGRAKFRREFTYDNACRKCHVNLEPKGMRTSGILAHRQYLIGDLDKRCVDCHEHVGHKNMVTEINNYFKQSPQVAGKE